The genomic window AAACCTTCAATATTTGACATAAAAATTTTTTTATTACCAACTTCATCGCAGGAAACCAATGATAAAGGTTCACCGTTATTCGAATATTTAATTTGTACAAGTTCAGACTTTATCTGCCAGCTAAAAACCCTTAAAAAATAAAAAACTTCCTTGGTAATTTGATTTCCCTTAGTATCAACTATAAATGCATTACATTTGTCGTCTTCATAGTCAAACCCATTAATTTTTAGAAATTTATAGAGGGCTTCTGAGACAATAAAAAAATTACCATAATTTACATAATCAAAATTAACTTGTTTATGACCTTTCAAACATATAAATACATGTTGAGGTAATTTTTGAATATTCTTAGTAGCACTTAACCTAACCCAAGGGAAGTCAAAATTTGGATGAGTATTTTTAGGATTAAATCGTTCTGATATACCAATTTCCCCTGAGGATGATAACGGTAATTTATTTTTACTAGCTATCTCAGTCATTCTAATAGGAACATCCCAAACTAATAATTCATTCTTCATCTTGCTTTACCTAGTGTAGTCTTACATGGTAATTAGCGTTTGCACTTAAACCAGTTCGAAGTTTATCTTGCAATTGAGTAACTTTTTGTTTAGCTATAGACTTGGCTTCACTCTGACACATACCCTTATTATTAACATTATCATCATATTCACTTTTAATAGAATCAATTTTCTTAGCAACATCAGCATTATAAGTTCCATGGCTTCCTCTATGCCAGAACATCCTACCAGCATTTTGTGCATCAACCATAGTTGAGGGCATATAAATTCCATTACGCCATCCATTTTTTCCGAATTCTGAACCAACCATACCAATCTCCTTCAAAAATGCACTTTCTTTTTTCCATACTTGTTGAGGAATTATGTGATGAGTTTGCCAAACAGCATTCCAAGACCCACTAGGTCGGAATATATTAACAGCCTCCATGTATTTTCTTAGTTTGTAGCCACTCCAACCAATAGGGTCAATCCACTCCACTGGATTTGGTGCATAAAGAAAACTATTCAACCCACCCAATAATCCTATCGGATCAAGTGAAATGAACCTACCAATCTCAGGGTCATAGTAGCGGAAGGTATTGTAGTGTAGCTCACTTTCTGCATCAAAGTACTGACCTTGGAATCTATGATTGTTTATTACACCATCATCAGACACAGGAGCAGAGATGATAGTATCACCCCATGCCTTAGCTTGTGCCTCCCACACCACCTCTTGTTCTGCATTCATCAGAATTTGTGGAGTGCCTATCTGATCGTTCACATAGTGATAAACAGCTGGAGCAACACCCTTCGAACCACCGCCTAAGCTGCCTGCCCCTCCAGAACCGCCTCCTGCAACACCATAACCAAACCCTACAGCAGCAGTATTCGTATACTGCACAAGTGGTACAAACTCTCCATCCTCATACAAGTACTG from Taylorella equigenitalis ATCC 35865 includes these protein-coding regions:
- a CDS encoding Imm43 family immunity protein — encoded protein: MKNELLVWDVPIRMTEIASKNKLPLSSSGEIGISERFNPKNTHPNFDFPWVRLSATKNIQKLPQHVFICLKGHKQVNFDYVNYGNFFIVSEALYKFLKINGFDYEDDKCNAFIVDTKGNQITKEVFYFLRVFSWQIKSELVQIKYSNNGEPLSLVSCDEVGNKKIFMSNIEGLRNLLLINADLKNYIETNFRNTMLFDIKTWYELNKSVYFWE